A genome region from Coffea arabica cultivar ET-39 chromosome 7e, Coffea Arabica ET-39 HiFi, whole genome shotgun sequence includes the following:
- the LOC140011057 gene encoding aldehyde dehydrogenase family 3 member F1-like isoform X2 encodes MIFCKTKGGWTIHLDFLQLLTTPFKQGQIPLLFFPARAEVLPEPLGLVLILASWNFPISLALDPVIGAISAGNTVVLKPSELSPASSSFLANTVPRYLDSAALKVIEGGHDAAEQLLQQKWDKIFFTGSSRVGRIIMAAAANHLTPVTLELGGKCPTILDSLSISDLEVAIKRIVGGKWGLCSGQACIGIDYVLVEEKFASILVELLKKCIKAFFGDSMPNLKNLCRIVSKSHFDRVSNLLGDPRVAASIVHGGSWDEQNLMIEPTILLDPPLDADIMSEEIFGPLLPIITLNKIEESIEFINLRPKPLAIHAFTKNERFKKKLLSETSSGSITFNDAIVQFVADSLPFGGVGESGIGRYHGKYSFDTFSHEKAVLQRSFYLDLEPRYPPWNDFKLDFIKLAYKFDYLGLLLLLSGLRRIFKRSN; translated from the exons ATGATTTTTTG TAAAACCAAGGGGGGATGGACTATTCATCTCGATTTCTTGCAGCTGCTAACAACTCCGTTTAAACAGGGCCAAATACCATTGCTCTTTTTCCCAGCAAGAGCAGAAGTATTACCTGAGCCACTTGGCCTAGTATTGATCCTTGCTTCTTGGAATTTTCCTATCT CACTGGCTTTGGACCCAGTGATTGGGGCAATATCTGCAGGAAACACAGTGGTCTTGAAACCTTCAGAGCTATCGCCTGCATCCTCTTCTTTTCTTGCTAATACAGTCCCCCGTTACTTGGACTCAGCAGCACTAAAAGTCATTGAAGGTGGACATGATGCAGCTGAACAACTACTGCAGCAGAAGTGGGACAAGATATTCTTTACTG GGAGTTCACGAGTAGGACGCATAATCATGGCCGCAGCTGCAAATCACTTAACACCTGTAACTCTGGAGCTTGGGGGAAAATGTCCAACCATCCTCGATTCTCTCTCCATTTCAGATTTAGAG GTGGCCATTAAGAGAATAGTTGGTGGCAAGTGGGGACTGTGCAGTGGACAGGCATGCATAGGGATTGATTATGTTCTCGTGGAAGAGAAATTTGCTTCAATTCTG GTTGAGTTGTTGAAGAAGTGCATCAAAGCTTTTTTTGGTGACAGTATGCCAAACTTGAAGAATCTTTGTAGGATTGTCAGCAAAAGCCACTTTGATAGAGTTAGCAATCTTCTTGGGGACCCCAGAGTTGCAGCATCCATTGTTCACGGTGGTTCATGGGACGAACAAAATTT GATGATTGAACCAACCATCTTGTTGGATCCTCCTCTTGATGCTGATATAATGTCTGAAGAGATATTTGGTCCTCTGCTGCCAATCATCACA TTGAATAAAATTGAGGAAAGCATTGAGTTTATAAACTTGAGACCAAAACCGCTTGCCATCCATGCTTTCACAAAGAATGAAAGATTCAAAAAAAAGCTTTTATCTGAAACATCATCCGGAAGCATAACCTTCAATGATGCAATCGTCCAG TTTGTGGCCGATTCATTACCATTTGGAGGTGTTGGTGAGAGTGGTATTGGAAGGTATCACGGCAAGTACTCTTTCGATACCTTCAGCCATGAAAAAGCAGTTCTGCAGAGGAGCTTTTACCTTGACTTGGAACCAAGGTATCCTCCATGGAATGATTTTAAGCTGGATTTCATCAAATTGGCTTATAAATTTGATTACCTGGGGTTATTACTGCTGTTGTCGGGATTGAGAAGGATATTCAAGCGATCAAACTAG
- the LOC140011057 gene encoding aldehyde dehydrogenase family 3 member F1-like isoform X1 → MEESPGLARNLAELRQTFRSGKTRGLEWRKAQLRAILKLLDENEDSIFDALQQDLGKHPVEAYRDEVGVLKKSATYALASVEKWMAPKKGQIPLLFFPARAEVLPEPLGLVLILASWNFPISLALDPVIGAISAGNTVVLKPSELSPASSSFLANTVPRYLDSAALKVIEGGHDAAEQLLQQKWDKIFFTGSSRVGRIIMAAAANHLTPVTLELGGKCPTILDSLSISDLEVAIKRIVGGKWGLCSGQACIGIDYVLVEEKFASILVELLKKCIKAFFGDSMPNLKNLCRIVSKSHFDRVSNLLGDPRVAASIVHGGSWDEQNLMIEPTILLDPPLDADIMSEEIFGPLLPIITLNKIEESIEFINLRPKPLAIHAFTKNERFKKKLLSETSSGSITFNDAIVQFVADSLPFGGVGESGIGRYHGKYSFDTFSHEKAVLQRSFYLDLEPRYPPWNDFKLDFIKLAYKFDYLGLLLLLSGLRRIFKRSN, encoded by the exons ATGGAGGAATCGCCCGGATTGGCCCGAAACTTAGCAGAGTTGAGGCAAACTTTCCGGAGTGGAAAAACCAGAGGCCTCGAATGGAGAAAGGCCCAGCTCAGAGCTATTCTCAAACTCCTTGATGAGAACGAAGACAGCATTTTTGATGCGCTTCAACAAGATCTGGGCAAGCATCCCGTTGAAGCTTATCGCGATGAA GTTGGTGTTCTGAAGAAATCAGCCACCTACGCTTTGGCCTCTGTTGAGAAATGGATGGCTCCCAAGAAG GGCCAAATACCATTGCTCTTTTTCCCAGCAAGAGCAGAAGTATTACCTGAGCCACTTGGCCTAGTATTGATCCTTGCTTCTTGGAATTTTCCTATCT CACTGGCTTTGGACCCAGTGATTGGGGCAATATCTGCAGGAAACACAGTGGTCTTGAAACCTTCAGAGCTATCGCCTGCATCCTCTTCTTTTCTTGCTAATACAGTCCCCCGTTACTTGGACTCAGCAGCACTAAAAGTCATTGAAGGTGGACATGATGCAGCTGAACAACTACTGCAGCAGAAGTGGGACAAGATATTCTTTACTG GGAGTTCACGAGTAGGACGCATAATCATGGCCGCAGCTGCAAATCACTTAACACCTGTAACTCTGGAGCTTGGGGGAAAATGTCCAACCATCCTCGATTCTCTCTCCATTTCAGATTTAGAG GTGGCCATTAAGAGAATAGTTGGTGGCAAGTGGGGACTGTGCAGTGGACAGGCATGCATAGGGATTGATTATGTTCTCGTGGAAGAGAAATTTGCTTCAATTCTG GTTGAGTTGTTGAAGAAGTGCATCAAAGCTTTTTTTGGTGACAGTATGCCAAACTTGAAGAATCTTTGTAGGATTGTCAGCAAAAGCCACTTTGATAGAGTTAGCAATCTTCTTGGGGACCCCAGAGTTGCAGCATCCATTGTTCACGGTGGTTCATGGGACGAACAAAATTT GATGATTGAACCAACCATCTTGTTGGATCCTCCTCTTGATGCTGATATAATGTCTGAAGAGATATTTGGTCCTCTGCTGCCAATCATCACA TTGAATAAAATTGAGGAAAGCATTGAGTTTATAAACTTGAGACCAAAACCGCTTGCCATCCATGCTTTCACAAAGAATGAAAGATTCAAAAAAAAGCTTTTATCTGAAACATCATCCGGAAGCATAACCTTCAATGATGCAATCGTCCAG TTTGTGGCCGATTCATTACCATTTGGAGGTGTTGGTGAGAGTGGTATTGGAAGGTATCACGGCAAGTACTCTTTCGATACCTTCAGCCATGAAAAAGCAGTTCTGCAGAGGAGCTTTTACCTTGACTTGGAACCAAGGTATCCTCCATGGAATGATTTTAAGCTGGATTTCATCAAATTGGCTTATAAATTTGATTACCTGGGGTTATTACTGCTGTTGTCGGGATTGAGAAGGATATTCAAGCGATCAAACTAG